ACAAATCTATTTCCGTATCCTTCAGCGCATCGACGCGCTTCCAATCAGTGTGCGATTTTTTTGTCATAGTTGATTGTTTCATTTTTTGTTGCCTTTCTCACAGAGATGATGCGGATGACATCATCCGTCTCGGTATGTGCGATGACGACCACACGCCCATTGAGCAAGCCTACCGTCACACATCGTATTTCGCCATAATCAAACCGGTCATCGAGGACAGTGACAATCTCACCGGCAAATACTTCTTCGATTCCAATGAAGTCGATCCCGTGTTTCTCAATGTTGGATTGCCGTTTAGCCTCATCCCATTCATAGCGCATATTTGTGAGTGTAGTGACATCCTGTAGCTACGTCAAGCCTGATGTTTTCTTTAAGGGGACTGACGATCTATTACGCCAAATCTGGGAGGCGGTCAAGCGCTTTTCGTGGCTTTTCGTGGCGAAGCAGGCGTCGGGACTGGCTTTTCGAGGGAAAGCGTGAAGGCGGCCAGCAATCCATCACGGTCTGGCAGCCGGAGCGAAAGAGAACGGGGAGTGTGCTTCGCCTACGGCTCGCATTGATGCGGCAGGCGGTTGGCCTCGTGCGCCGGACGTTCCCTCCGATGGGGTATGCCGCACGATGTCCAACCCGGAGCAGCCAGTCGATTTCCTCGTGCCTGTCCTGGGGCCGAACGGGACTGAGTATAGTGATCGGCATAGTATGCGGATACAGCGCGAACACGTCCAAGTGATTCTCGTTTCGATTCCCGCACTTGTCAACCATCTTTCCAATTATCGAGGATCTCAGAAAAGAGGCTTGCGAATTCTCAGGAGTGAGATTATATTAACATATAACTCTCAACAATTGGAGGTTGCCATGCATACGACGAATCTGCGTAAGGTCGGTGGCTCGATCATGCTGGCCGTTCCGCCTGCCCTGCTCGACATCCTGCGCTTGCGACCTGGTGCCAGAGTCGGCATTGCAGTTGAAAGCGGCCGGCTCGTTGTGGAGCCGCAGAAACGCCCTCGCTACACTCTTGAGGAACTCCTGGCCCAATGCCATCCCAAGGCCGGCCGGACAAAGGAAGAGCGCGAATGGCTGGATGATAAACCGATAGGCGGCGAGCTGATCTGATGAAGCGGGGCGAGATCTGGCTGGTCGCACTCGATCCTGTGGCAGGACATGAACAAAAGGGCCACCGCCCGGTGTTAATTGTTTCGCCGGAAGCCTTCAATCGCGTAACCACTGTGCCCGTGGTTGTCCCGATTACGAGTAGGGGACAATTCGCGAGGACGGCTGGGTTTACCGTGCCTCTGTCTGGTGCCGGGACGAAAACGACAGGCGTCATCCGGTGCGACGAGCCCCGTGCCCTTGATCTTGGCGCTCGCAACGGCAGGAAACTGGAAAGCGTCCCTGATGCGGTCATGGATGAAGTGCTCGCGAGGTTAGCGCCGATTTTCGAGTGATTCAGAACGCCAAAAATGACCTGCTGCAATCTCTCTTCTTTAGCATGCTTTGATGTGGTGAGGGGGCC
The nucleotide sequence above comes from Candidatus Methylomirabilis lanthanidiphila. Encoded proteins:
- the pemI gene encoding Antitoxin PemI, with protein sequence MHTTNLRKVGGSIMLAVPPALLDILRLRPGARVGIAVESGRLVVEPQKRPRYTLEELLAQCHPKAGRTKEEREWLDDKPIGGELI
- the pemK gene encoding mRNA interferase PemK, which encodes MKRGEIWLVALDPVAGHEQKGHRPVLIVSPEAFNRVTTVPVVVPITSRGQFARTAGFTVPLSGAGTKTTGVIRCDEPRALDLGARNGRKLESVPDAVMDEVLARLAPIFE